A genomic stretch from Hemitrygon akajei chromosome 10, sHemAka1.3, whole genome shotgun sequence includes:
- the LOC140733995 gene encoding interferon-inducible GTPase 5-like: MIMIMFPFRQQVAEAENATFFTKEELNILKSAFERGGMENVKCLLKRKVEELDQTELNIAVMGEAGAGKSTFINAMRGLQSDDPGAAEVGIFRPTMEPTGFPHPNFPKVQYWNLPGIGSRQFPACTYFKKMKFEKYDFFIIISACRFKENYVKLAREIKRLGKKFYFVRTKIDADFDSMRKGRLAINEERELECIRNSCCKNFREAGILTPSVFMISSFEQDRYDFNRLTEALEDDLPNAKKSIFVMAYPNRSVEIIQKKKKILQKRIWMLATLSGAVGAVPVPGLSAACDIGILIVAIIHFRKCLGLDEASLQRLANITNIPVEELKAKVKVPLLGKIDVDTFIRLGWSITITVVSNLEVGLYSIPVLGSIFGAGSSFLMTYNLLTNALKDLTENTETIMKIVFDIN, encoded by the coding sequence atgataatgatcatgttTCCTTTCAGGCAACAGGTGGCTGAGGCTGAGAATGCCACATTCTTCACAAAGGAAGAGCTCAACATACTGAAGTCTGCCTTTGAAAGAGGTGGGATGGAAAATGTTAAATGTCTGTTAAAGAGGAAGGTAGAAGAACTGGATCAGACAGAGCTTAACATCGCAGTGATGGGAGAAGCAGGTGCAGGAAAATCCACCTTCATCAATGCCATGAGAGGACTTCAGAGCGATGATCCAGGAGCAGCTGAAGTTGGGATCTTCAGACCTACAATGGAGCCAACTGGATTTCCACATCCCAATTTCCCCAAAGTCCAATACTGGAACTTGCCAGGGATAGGGTCTAGACAATTTCCAGCATGTACATATTTCAAGAAAATGAAATTTGAAAAATATGATTTCTTCATCATAATATCAGCTTGTCGTTTCAAAGAAAATTATGTAAAACTTGCAAGAGAGATTAAACGGCTTGGGAAAAAGTTCTATTTTGTCCGCACTAAGATTGATGCTGATTTTGATTCAATGAGAAAAGGGAGGTTGGCAATTAATGAAGAAAGAGAACTGGAATGTATTCGGAATAGCTGCTGTAAGAATTTTAGAGAAGCTGGGATTCTGACCCCGTCTGTGTTCATGATATCCAGTTTTGAACAGGATCGATATGATTTCAATCGGTTAACTGAAGCACTTGAAGATGATCTGCCGAATGCAAAGAAAAGTATCTTTGTGATGGCCTATCCAAACCGAAGTGTAGAGATTattcaaaagaaaaagaaaatactgCAGAAACGTATCTGGATGTTGGCAACACTTTCTGGAGCTGTGGGAGCAGTCCCTGTTCCTGgtctctctgctgcttgtgataTAGGCATACTGATTGTGGCAATAATCCATTTCCGTAAATGTCTGGGTCTGGATGAAGCTTCTCTTCAAAGACTGGCCAACATCACAAATATACCTGTGGAAGAGCTTAAGGCCAAAGTTAAAGTTCCCCTGCTGGGGAAAATAGATGTAGATACATTTATAAGGTTGGGTTGGAGTATTACAATTACAGTCGTTTCAAATTTGGAAGTTGGTCTTTACTCCATCCCTGTCCTTGGTTCC